A window from Citrus sinensis cultivar Valencia sweet orange chromosome 3, DVS_A1.0, whole genome shotgun sequence encodes these proteins:
- the LOC127900577 gene encoding 21 kDa seed protein-like, which translates to MNSPFVTAVSFLLVAFATKPLVGFADPLVDVNGNKVEASRDYYLVSAIRGAGGGGLTLFRGRNELCPLDVVQLSSDLQKGTRLRFATYDNTSIINEEVDLNVRFSTETRCNEPTVWRVDSYDASRGKWFISTGGVEGNPGAQTLKNWFKFERIGRDQGFNGAFTKPPYCGSGPCYAEINAIQAVNIALSMGWQFVWLKRDSNLLTLAYLQNSLFHLPGQLVLCG; encoded by the exons ATGAATAGTCCTTTCGTGACTGCAGTCTCCTTTCTTCTCGTTGCCTTTGCCACAAAACCGCTTGTGGGATTCGCTGATCCTTTGGTTGATGTCAATGGCAACAAGGTCGAAGCATCCCGAGACTACTATTTGGTCTCAGCAATTCGAGGAGCAGGCGGCGGCGGCCTCACCCTCTTCAGGGGCAGAAACGAACTCTGCCCACTTGATGTTGTCCAACTAAGTTCCGACTTACAAAAAGGAACCCGTTTAAGATTCGCAACGTATGACAACACTAGTATTATCAATGAAGAAGTGGATCTGAACGTGAGATTCTCGACAGAGACTCGCTGCAACGAACCCACAGTATGGAGAGTCGACAGCTATGATGCATCGAGAGGAAAATGGTTTATATCAACTGGTGGTGTTGAAGGAAACCCTGGAGctcaaactttgaaaaactggTTTAAGTTTGAGAGAATTGGAAGAGATCAAG GCTTCAATGGTGCTTTTACGAAGCCGCCTTACTGTGGCTCTGGGCCTTGTTATGCTGAGATTAATGCCATTCAAGCTGTTAATATTGCTCTTTCCATGGGATGGCAATTTGTTTGGCTGAAGAGGGATTCAAATCTGCTAACTCTTGCTTATTTGCAGAACTCTCTTTTTCATCTGCCGGGGCAACTCGTACTTTGTGGTTGA